In Fimbriimonadia bacterium, the following are encoded in one genomic region:
- a CDS encoding Rne/Rng family ribonuclease — translation MEQKVTKDIIVNVSPRETRIATLEDGQLVELRVEREERVVGSIYKGIVQNVLQGMDAAFVDIGLERNAFLYVADVLLDDGTDAPPASLRRSELRQRNIKDLLRPGQEVLVQVIKGPRGTKGARVSTRLTLPGRYVVLMPDGAHLGVSRKIEDRAERERLRRIGQKLCPEGFGLILRTECEGKTEKELTADVAFLAKTWMQVAERARTERAPARIHSDDTLLLRTVRDAFGTDVNRLVLDDPAEYEAIHEIASVLAPKVRNRIVLYDGEEPIFDHFGIEAQIERLLRRKVWLKSGGYLVVDEMEAITAIDVNTGKQVGSTSLADTIVKANLEAVQEVTRQIRLRDLGGIIVIDFIDMSSAQDRKTVLAAFTRALKRDRARTRVGRISSLGLIEMTRKRTGESVTEAITDVCSVCHGRGRVNSAETVSLWLERDLRRKAAEAGDALLVEAHPQVSEWFIGADGEHVESLEHHYRRAIYVRADEHMSLEEFRITAGTMTQFEQELPRHRRAQVIECNVVQSVLSGGEPKAVGWSDDGLYLRLNDGVEHIGRRAKSVLTEVRRSHAAGNVVRSGKATPVL, via the coding sequence ATAGAACAGAAGGTTACGAAAGACATCATCGTTAACGTCAGCCCACGCGAGACGCGCATAGCCACCCTAGAAGATGGACAGCTCGTCGAGCTGAGAGTGGAGCGCGAAGAGCGCGTCGTGGGCAGCATCTACAAAGGGATCGTCCAGAACGTGCTTCAGGGCATGGATGCGGCGTTCGTGGACATCGGGCTGGAGCGCAACGCTTTTCTGTACGTGGCGGACGTGCTGCTGGACGACGGCACCGACGCCCCACCCGCCTCGCTACGCCGCTCCGAACTGAGGCAGAGGAACATCAAGGACCTGCTAAGGCCCGGACAAGAAGTGCTGGTGCAGGTAATCAAGGGCCCGAGGGGGACGAAAGGGGCCCGCGTCTCTACTCGACTCACCCTGCCCGGCCGCTATGTGGTGTTGATGCCAGACGGTGCGCACCTCGGGGTGTCACGAAAGATTGAAGACAGAGCGGAGCGCGAGCGCCTGCGCCGCATTGGGCAGAAGCTGTGCCCCGAAGGCTTCGGCCTGATTCTGCGAACGGAGTGTGAAGGTAAGACCGAGAAAGAGCTGACCGCGGACGTAGCGTTCTTGGCGAAGACCTGGATGCAGGTTGCAGAGCGCGCCCGGACCGAGAGGGCGCCCGCGCGCATTCACTCGGATGATACGCTCTTGCTCCGCACGGTGCGAGACGCCTTCGGCACGGATGTAAACCGCCTGGTGCTGGACGATCCGGCGGAGTACGAGGCGATTCACGAGATAGCATCCGTGCTGGCTCCGAAGGTGCGAAACCGCATCGTCCTCTACGACGGAGAGGAACCCATCTTCGACCATTTCGGCATCGAAGCGCAGATTGAGCGGCTGCTTCGACGCAAGGTGTGGTTGAAATCGGGTGGCTACCTCGTGGTGGACGAGATGGAAGCCATCACCGCGATTGACGTGAACACCGGCAAGCAGGTCGGCTCGACATCACTGGCTGACACCATCGTAAAGGCCAACCTCGAGGCGGTGCAGGAAGTCACGCGACAGATTCGCTTACGAGACCTCGGGGGCATCATCGTCATAGATTTCATCGACATGTCCAGCGCGCAAGACCGAAAGACCGTGCTCGCAGCGTTCACTCGCGCGCTGAAGCGGGACCGAGCGCGCACTCGCGTGGGCCGAATCAGCTCTCTCGGCCTCATCGAGATGACGAGAAAACGAACCGGTGAGTCCGTGACGGAAGCCATTACGGACGTGTGTTCGGTCTGCCACGGTCGCGGACGCGTGAACAGTGCGGAGACCGTATCGCTCTGGCTAGAACGAGATCTGCGTAGGAAGGCTGCCGAAGCTGGTGACGCCCTGCTCGTCGAAGCACATCCACAGGTGAGTGAATGGTTCATCGGAGCCGATGGCGAGCATGTCGAGTCGCTCGAACACCACTACCGCCGCGCCATCTACGTCCGTGCAGATGAGCATATGTCGCTGGAAGAGTTCCGGATCACGGCTGGCACGATGACGCAGTTCGAGCAGGAGCTTCCGCGCCACCGACGCGCACAGGTCATCGAATGTAACGTGGTGCAGTCGGTGCTGTCCGGCGGAGAACCGAAGGCCGTCGGATGGAGCGACGATGGCCTCTACCTCCGCCTGAACGACGGCGTGGAGCACATCGGGCGCCGCGCGAAGAGCGTCCTTACCGAGGTCCGCCGGAGCCACGCCGCTGGCAACGTGGTGCGGTCGGGCAAGGCGACGCCGGTACTGTAA
- a CDS encoding aquaporin, which yields MQPFSFRSGLAELLGTFLLVVVGGGAICAVTVRGGSGEAMAVRAALANGFALAVIVYAFAHVSGGAANPAVNLAAWIGGRLSAAGMLMYTVFQLVGGIVGGFVLRAVYAKVVDETIILGAPGYNLDGRDIVSPVRAGLTEVVFTFFLVLVVMACLFDERRRAKQLFGLCVGLAYSAAIFATFSMTGAGLNPAKYLGSALAAGALQQAGVFLIAPLIGAALAAIAYRFLFMGGLGSTEEEA from the coding sequence ATGCAACCGTTTTCGTTCCGATCGGGTCTTGCCGAATTGCTTGGGACGTTTTTGCTCGTCGTGGTCGGTGGAGGCGCCATCTGCGCCGTTACGGTGCGAGGCGGAAGTGGCGAAGCGATGGCGGTGCGGGCCGCGCTGGCGAACGGCTTCGCACTTGCAGTGATCGTGTATGCCTTCGCGCATGTGTCGGGCGGAGCAGCCAACCCGGCTGTCAATCTCGCGGCATGGATCGGCGGCCGCCTCAGCGCTGCAGGCATGCTGATGTACACGGTCTTTCAACTCGTAGGCGGGATTGTTGGAGGTTTCGTGCTTCGGGCGGTGTACGCGAAGGTCGTTGACGAGACTATCATCCTGGGTGCGCCGGGCTACAACTTAGACGGTCGAGACATCGTCAGCCCGGTACGGGCGGGACTCACCGAAGTGGTATTCACCTTCTTTCTCGTGCTGGTGGTAATGGCTTGTCTGTTCGATGAGCGGCGGCGAGCGAAGCAACTCTTTGGACTGTGCGTTGGGCTTGCGTACTCTGCGGCAATCTTCGCGACGTTCTCGATGACCGGCGCCGGCCTGAACCCGGCGAAGTACCTAGGCTCGGCACTCGCGGCGGGGGCGCTGCAACAGGCAGGCGTCTTCCTGATTGCTCCCCTGATTGGGGCGGCACTCGCGGCAATTGCATATCGGTTTCTGTTCATGGGCGGGCTGGGGAGCACGGAAGAGGAGGCATAG
- a CDS encoding peroxiredoxin, with translation MDAQAPCVAKVGQPAPDFCMKTTADIKTLESVAKLSDYRGKWLVLFFYPLDFTFVCPTEILALSDRYEEFQELGADILGVSTDSVYSHRAWLNTPRDMNGIQGTKFPLGADIKKEVSRAYGVLIEEEGIALRGLFIIDPDGILQYAVINNLNIGRSVDETLRVIQALQTGGLCGSDWKPGQETLKPGG, from the coding sequence ATGGACGCGCAAGCGCCTTGCGTTGCAAAGGTGGGCCAGCCGGCTCCCGATTTTTGCATGAAGACCACGGCCGACATCAAAACGTTGGAGTCGGTCGCAAAGTTGAGTGACTACCGCGGGAAGTGGCTCGTTCTATTCTTCTATCCGCTCGACTTTACTTTCGTTTGCCCGACCGAGATCCTCGCGCTCTCGGACCGATACGAGGAGTTCCAGGAGCTGGGTGCCGACATCCTCGGCGTGTCCACGGACTCGGTGTACTCTCATCGCGCTTGGCTCAACACACCGCGAGACATGAATGGTATTCAGGGAACGAAGTTCCCGCTCGGCGCGGACATCAAGAAGGAAGTCTCCCGGGCCTACGGTGTGCTCATCGAGGAAGAAGGGATAGCTCTGCGGGGGCTCTTCATCATAGACCCGGACGGCATCCTTCAATACGCTGTCATCAACAATCTGAATATCGGCCGCAGCGTGGACGAAACGTTGCGTGTCATTCAGGCGCTTCAAACCGGCGGTCTCTGCGGCTCCGACTGGAAGCCGGGCCAAGAGACGCTTAAGCCGGGCGGCTAG
- a CDS encoding TlpA family protein disulfide reductase, which produces MPLRAGAPMPSFDGATEWLNGSPDPESLASGPAFVAFWSVSCHICHENMPAVREWKKLYEPRGLRFISVHMPRQPEDTNVERVREMVAEFGIDEPCAIDNNHAIADAFENEWVPSYYLFDSDGKMKARSAGVYAVKMMTLPLQKLFE; this is translated from the coding sequence ATGCCACTTCGAGCCGGGGCGCCTATGCCCAGCTTCGACGGTGCGACCGAGTGGCTGAATGGATCGCCGGACCCCGAGTCGTTGGCCTCGGGGCCGGCCTTCGTGGCGTTTTGGTCCGTGAGCTGTCACATCTGTCACGAGAACATGCCTGCAGTGCGGGAGTGGAAGAAGCTCTATGAGCCGCGTGGGCTCCGGTTCATCTCTGTTCACATGCCGCGTCAGCCGGAGGACACGAACGTGGAGCGGGTTCGCGAGATGGTGGCGGAGTTCGGGATTGATGAGCCGTGCGCCATTGACAACAACCATGCGATTGCCGATGCGTTCGAGAACGAATGGGTGCCTTCGTACTACCTGTTCGACTCGGACGGGAAGATGAAGGCGCGCTCTGCGGGCGTGTACGCAGTGAAGATGATGACGCTGCCGTTGCAGAAGCTGTTCGAATAA
- a CDS encoding septum formation initiator family protein — translation MARKRKQGRVNWLALGLVATMLLCIGAIAWNSRRPWQLWISERQRAATLRAEVAQIERENREMEARLKQLDSPAGLETEARRQGWVKPGEQIISLPESRPDKDKD, via the coding sequence ATGGCAAGGAAGCGTAAGCAAGGACGGGTCAACTGGCTGGCTCTCGGACTAGTGGCGACGATGTTGCTCTGCATCGGCGCGATTGCATGGAACAGCCGACGGCCGTGGCAGCTATGGATCTCGGAGCGCCAGCGCGCTGCAACATTGCGCGCCGAGGTGGCTCAGATCGAGCGCGAGAACCGCGAGATGGAAGCCCGCCTCAAACAGCTCGACAGCCCCGCGGGGCTGGAAACCGAGGCGCGACGTCAGGGCTGGGTGAAGCCTGGCGAACAGATCATCAGTCTCCCCGAGAGCCGACCGGACAAGGACAAGGATTGA
- the pyk gene encoding pyruvate kinase: MRRTKIICSIGPSSSAPDTIAAMAEAGMDVARFNCSHSDWPSRREQIRTVHSLHADPARRPAVLLDLAGPKFRLGEIEGGQVNLPPGATVTLSLQPLAGSLPFPLPEVIEAAQPGDTLLIGDGGVSLRVESKSGSTLTARVEDEGAVRTRQGVTLVGRDIPIPAITPQDAFDIRAGADEGVDWFAVSFARSAADIETARELAREAGSKAAICAKIETAQAVERLDEIVQTADAVMVARGDLGLQVPIADVPHIQRQVIRRCREVGKPVVIATQMLESMIENDRPTRAEVSDVSGAILEGADALLLSAETAIGRHPAKVVRTMSQIAERAERELPNAPTIAPPGRVDSTCAVARAACSLADALQVAAIVGFTRSGTTARMLAMNRPQAPILAASPEHDTLGHLHMVWGVAPVQAEQGDTIDDLIAAAYRSGVRDGYLHVRDTVVITLGTPCKDRGHTNLIYFGEVTDDGKEA; this comes from the coding sequence GTGAGGCGCACCAAGATCATCTGCTCCATCGGTCCTTCCTCGTCGGCTCCCGACACCATCGCGGCCATGGCAGAAGCCGGGATGGACGTCGCCCGCTTCAACTGCTCGCATAGCGACTGGCCCAGCCGCCGTGAGCAGATCCGCACCGTCCACTCTCTCCATGCCGACCCCGCGCGCAGGCCCGCTGTTCTCCTCGACCTCGCCGGCCCCAAGTTCCGACTGGGCGAGATCGAAGGCGGTCAGGTGAACCTTCCTCCGGGCGCGACCGTCACTCTCTCGCTGCAGCCGCTTGCGGGCTCACTGCCATTCCCACTCCCCGAGGTGATCGAGGCCGCACAACCCGGTGACACACTCCTCATCGGCGACGGTGGAGTGTCTCTGCGGGTCGAGAGCAAGTCTGGCTCCACTCTGACAGCACGTGTGGAGGACGAAGGTGCGGTGCGGACGCGGCAGGGAGTGACACTGGTGGGACGCGACATTCCCATTCCCGCCATCACTCCACAAGACGCTTTCGACATCCGCGCAGGTGCAGACGAAGGCGTGGACTGGTTCGCCGTGTCGTTCGCTCGGTCGGCAGCGGACATCGAGACGGCGCGCGAGCTCGCGCGCGAGGCGGGCTCAAAGGCTGCCATATGCGCGAAGATCGAAACGGCGCAGGCAGTCGAGAGATTGGACGAGATAGTCCAGACAGCGGACGCTGTGATGGTGGCACGCGGAGACCTGGGACTTCAGGTGCCCATCGCCGACGTGCCCCACATCCAACGGCAGGTGATCCGCCGATGCCGCGAAGTGGGCAAGCCCGTAGTCATCGCCACCCAGATGCTGGAGAGCATGATCGAGAATGACCGCCCCACTCGCGCCGAGGTGTCCGACGTCTCCGGTGCCATCCTAGAAGGCGCGGACGCTCTGCTGCTCTCCGCCGAGACCGCCATCGGTCGCCATCCGGCGAAGGTCGTGCGAACGATGTCGCAGATTGCCGAGCGTGCGGAACGCGAGCTGCCGAATGCCCCCACCATCGCGCCCCCTGGGCGGGTCGACTCGACCTGCGCGGTCGCGAGAGCCGCATGCTCCCTAGCCGACGCCCTTCAGGTCGCTGCCATCGTGGGCTTCACTCGCAGCGGCACGACCGCTCGAATGCTCGCGATGAACCGCCCACAGGCCCCGATTCTTGCCGCCTCCCCTGAGCACGACACGCTTGGGCACCTCCACATGGTGTGGGGGGTGGCGCCCGTGCAGGCCGAGCAAGGAGATACGATTGACGACCTGATCGCTGCGGCCTATCGCTCCGGCGTCCGGGACGGGTATCTTCATGTACGGGACACGGTAGTCATCACGTTGGGAACGCCCTGCAAGGATCGTGGGCACACCAACCTTATCTATTTCGGAGAGGTCACGGACGATGGCAAGGAAGCGTAA
- a CDS encoding aminodeoxychorismate/anthranilate synthase component II produces the protein MLLMIDNYDSFTYNLVQYLGEMGIEPFVCRNDELSVDEVEKMGPSAIVLSPGPCTPVEAGVCVPLIQRLAGRVPIFGVCLGHQAIGAAFGGNIVRARRLMHGKASSIRHDGSGVFEGLPCPFSAIRYHSLVIERETMPECLVETATSEDDGEIMGVRHREFALEGIQFHPESILTEHGKTILRNFCRQAGLEART, from the coding sequence ATGCTGCTGATGATTGATAACTACGACAGCTTCACCTACAATCTCGTTCAGTACCTCGGCGAGATGGGCATCGAGCCGTTCGTGTGCCGAAACGACGAGCTGAGCGTAGACGAGGTGGAGAAGATGGGACCTAGCGCCATCGTGCTCTCGCCGGGACCGTGCACACCGGTGGAGGCAGGTGTCTGCGTGCCACTCATCCAGCGCCTTGCCGGGCGGGTTCCGATCTTCGGAGTGTGCCTCGGGCACCAAGCGATAGGGGCGGCGTTCGGCGGAAACATCGTGCGGGCGAGACGGCTGATGCATGGGAAGGCCTCGTCTATTCGGCACGACGGGTCCGGGGTCTTCGAAGGACTGCCGTGTCCCTTCTCGGCGATCCGCTACCACTCGCTGGTGATAGAACGCGAGACGATGCCCGAGTGTCTGGTAGAGACGGCCACCTCCGAGGATGACGGTGAGATCATGGGCGTCCGGCACCGGGAGTTCGCTCTGGAGGGCATTCAGTTCCATCCGGAGTCGATCCTAACGGAGCATGGCAAGACGATATTGCGTAATTTCTGCCGGCAGGCGGGTCTGGAGGCGAGGACATGA
- a CDS encoding aminopeptidase P family protein — translation MTEKHKERVKKLQQALRDLGYDAFFASTPITTEYLVGHREGGGERMMLLGIAPDHEPAMLIPALALVQAKATTGIEDITTWMDGEDPGVKFAAWAERWGLRTGVIAVDDEMTSFFLLRMQQALPAALFKPGTPVMEACRGRKDAEEIAYLQYAANAVDEAYKAGIAAIRVGATEMDVALAISDATNAQGVITSFGIVGAGAHGAMPHYYTGHKPLEPGDVIVMDFGGTYHGYFADITRTACLGEASAEAKKVYRIVRDAHYAAREVARPGVAAQEVDRAARRVIADAGYGEYFVHRVGHGIGLQCHEPPYMVEGNETLLAEGHTFTVEPGIYLPDRFGVRLENVVAITSDGCRSLNAEPAPELLEIPV, via the coding sequence ATGACAGAGAAACACAAGGAGCGTGTGAAGAAGCTGCAGCAAGCGCTTCGGGATCTGGGCTACGATGCGTTCTTCGCTTCGACACCCATAACCACTGAGTACTTGGTGGGGCATCGTGAGGGTGGTGGAGAGCGGATGATGCTGCTAGGCATCGCACCGGACCATGAGCCTGCGATGTTGATCCCCGCCTTGGCACTCGTACAGGCGAAGGCGACCACGGGCATAGAGGATATCACCACGTGGATGGACGGCGAGGACCCAGGCGTGAAGTTCGCGGCGTGGGCAGAGCGATGGGGGCTTCGCACCGGCGTGATAGCAGTGGACGACGAGATGACATCGTTCTTTTTGCTTCGGATGCAACAGGCGCTGCCGGCCGCGCTATTCAAGCCGGGGACACCTGTTATGGAGGCGTGCCGAGGGCGGAAGGACGCTGAAGAGATTGCATACCTGCAGTATGCGGCGAATGCTGTCGATGAGGCCTACAAGGCGGGCATTGCTGCTATCCGAGTGGGTGCTACCGAGATGGACGTAGCTCTCGCTATCAGCGACGCGACGAACGCACAGGGTGTGATCACCTCCTTCGGAATCGTGGGAGCCGGGGCTCACGGCGCGATGCCACACTACTACACCGGACACAAACCGCTGGAGCCAGGCGATGTGATCGTCATGGACTTTGGCGGAACCTATCATGGTTACTTCGCAGACATCACGCGCACCGCATGTCTCGGCGAGGCGAGCGCGGAAGCGAAGAAGGTGTATCGTATCGTGCGCGATGCGCACTATGCAGCGCGTGAAGTGGCAAGACCGGGAGTAGCTGCGCAAGAAGTGGATCGCGCGGCACGGCGGGTGATCGCAGACGCAGGATATGGCGAGTACTTCGTGCATCGCGTGGGACACGGGATCGGATTGCAGTGCCACGAGCCGCCCTATATGGTGGAAGGTAACGAGACGCTCCTGGCAGAGGGTCACACTTTCACCGTGGAGCCTGGCATCTACCTGCCGGATCGGTTCGGAGTGCGGTTGGAGAACGTGGTGGCAATCACTTCGGATGGGTGCCGCAGCCTCAATGCCGAGCCCGCCCCCGAGTTGCTGGAGATTCCCGTCTGA
- a CDS encoding PEP-CTERM sorting domain-containing protein — MKKGLIPALLLAALTRPTAAADLYVTWNCLIAGDLSAGAYMVLFGSVEIGADRIFDTDANFLAPDAFVGDGTNRQDGMLTIVCDIFAPEPYLIDRLTVDLLGSIVPGPFAQNPRIEWTEIIFDISNDEPVLLVSDAGVDTSQPSTRIYDFAPTRKIRVQQTFDLTGVTYMDGGEVKIDQNAAVALPVVEKHVRVVPEPSHVAGLAVGVGALFALSRRRK, encoded by the coding sequence ATGAAGAAAGGACTTATCCCGGCCCTGCTGCTTGCCGCGCTTACGCGCCCGACGGCTGCGGCTGACCTGTACGTCACCTGGAACTGCTTGATTGCGGGCGACCTGTCCGCTGGAGCCTACATGGTGCTTTTCGGCTCGGTCGAGATCGGTGCCGACCGCATCTTCGATACGGACGCCAACTTCCTCGCCCCGGATGCGTTCGTGGGCGATGGGACGAACAGGCAGGATGGGATGTTGACGATCGTCTGCGACATCTTCGCCCCGGAGCCGTATCTGATCGACCGCCTCACTGTGGACCTGCTTGGGTCAATCGTGCCTGGGCCATTCGCCCAGAACCCGCGAATCGAGTGGACAGAGATCATCTTCGACATCTCGAACGATGAACCGGTGCTGCTCGTGAGCGACGCCGGCGTCGACACCTCGCAGCCGAGCACGCGCATCTACGACTTCGCGCCGACCCGCAAGATCCGGGTGCAGCAAACCTTCGACCTCACCGGCGTGACGTACATGGACGGCGGTGAGGTGAAGATCGATCAGAACGCGGCGGTGGCTCTGCCGGTAGTCGAGAAGCACGTACGGGTGGTGCCCGAACCGAGCCACGTAGCGGGCCTGGCTGTGGGAGTGGGTGCCCTGTTCGCCCTCAGCCGTAGGCGCAAGTAG
- a CDS encoding proteasome accessory factor PafA2 family protein yields the protein MSLGKRVFGVETEYGCLLRDDDLDGIERVVDCVKNHVFYQCKLGAIDVLARNEAFEPSRAGGFLLNGGRLYVDAVGSHQEYATPECSSLRDLIAYDRAGHLILLRALQELGWEDRVSFYANSVDHFGGHTFGCHENYLVEMKDDFFGEPLQSLFPFLVTRQIFAGVGRVGGHILDRTRAVLDPRTIMENPIDYVWVPNVYNVLPDDSMQYQLSQRADHIIRAAATRVRFNRAIVNPKWDDFYSFNTMGRLHLLFGEANMSEYAYALKVGTTSLVLDLIEDDAVPEGLSFDTESACLRALHSVSRDATWKWLVELGNGTVIGGVDLQRMYLKAAQSLYRGRDPETDWVLTEWESTLDGLERDPMSLGDRLDWVAKRQVLETFMADAGVGWDDDALHSVDMEYHNLDPRAGLYHYLQSSGKMRRLCSDLQILDAVTEPPEGTRARGRGMVVREIVARRVHRYWVDWDMVAVDGGKQLAFRDPLKTYHREAENFISSLPSRRDKA from the coding sequence GTGAGCCTCGGCAAGCGCGTCTTCGGCGTGGAAACGGAGTACGGCTGTCTCCTTCGGGACGATGACCTCGACGGCATCGAGCGCGTCGTGGACTGCGTCAAGAACCACGTATTCTATCAGTGCAAGCTGGGTGCAATAGATGTGCTTGCACGCAATGAGGCGTTCGAGCCCTCGCGGGCTGGTGGCTTCTTGCTGAATGGTGGACGGCTGTACGTGGATGCAGTGGGCAGCCACCAGGAGTACGCGACGCCAGAGTGCTCGAGCCTGCGCGACCTGATCGCCTATGATCGTGCGGGGCATCTTATCCTTCTACGTGCGCTGCAAGAGCTGGGATGGGAGGATCGCGTCTCCTTCTATGCCAACAGCGTGGACCACTTCGGTGGGCACACGTTCGGCTGCCACGAGAACTACCTGGTGGAGATGAAGGATGACTTCTTCGGAGAGCCGCTCCAGTCGTTGTTCCCGTTCTTAGTCACCCGACAGATCTTTGCGGGCGTGGGGCGAGTGGGCGGCCACATCCTGGATCGCACGAGGGCGGTGCTGGACCCTCGCACGATCATGGAGAACCCCATAGACTACGTATGGGTGCCGAACGTGTACAACGTCCTGCCGGACGATAGCATGCAGTATCAGCTATCGCAGCGTGCCGATCATATCATTCGTGCGGCGGCCACACGAGTGCGCTTCAACCGCGCTATCGTCAACCCGAAGTGGGACGACTTCTATAGCTTCAATACGATGGGCCGACTGCATCTGCTGTTCGGCGAGGCGAACATGTCCGAGTACGCCTATGCGCTGAAGGTCGGTACGACGTCGCTCGTGCTCGACCTGATAGAAGACGATGCGGTGCCCGAGGGTCTCAGTTTCGACACCGAGTCGGCATGCCTCCGCGCATTGCACTCCGTATCGCGCGATGCCACGTGGAAGTGGCTGGTTGAACTCGGGAATGGCACGGTGATAGGTGGAGTGGACTTGCAGCGGATGTACCTTAAGGCCGCTCAGTCCCTGTATCGTGGCAGGGACCCGGAGACCGACTGGGTGTTGACCGAGTGGGAAAGCACTCTCGATGGACTTGAGAGAGACCCTATGTCGCTAGGTGATCGTCTGGATTGGGTGGCAAAACGTCAGGTGCTGGAAACCTTCATGGCGGATGCTGGCGTGGGATGGGACGACGACGCACTGCACTCCGTGGACATGGAATACCACAATCTAGATCCACGCGCCGGGCTCTACCATTACCTCCAGTCGAGCGGCAAGATGCGAAGGCTATGCAGCGACCTGCAAATTCTGGATGCCGTGACCGAACCGCCGGAGGGTACGCGTGCACGGGGGCGTGGAATGGTGGTTCGCGAGATCGTAGCTAGGCGCGTGCACCGCTACTGGGTTGATTGGGACATGGTGGCGGTGGACGGAGGGAAGCAACTCGCCTTCCGGGACCCGCTAAAGACCTACCACCGCGAAGCGGAGAATTTTATCTCCTCACTCCCCTCCCGCAGGGACAAGGCGTAG
- a CDS encoding proteasome subunit alpha: MNGDFHELLRSEGRLPEFQRLVGPAASEEVHGTTVLAMRYKDGVLNLGDRRATTANLVMYDRAEKILPLDDFTLIAVAGAFGKAMEVVRYLQHSFKYFARTQLHEISLEGKLQEVSRALAGNLPNALQGIGLFIPVLSAWDEREKAGRIFFYDGSGARFESGDFGAAGSGSERIRGAFHYIERVKGPFHERDFSDVLADGLRLLDIAAELDSATAGYAKILPTAKTVGPEGVREVSEDTLRAAIEGLDQPAKGRKRA; encoded by the coding sequence GTGAACGGCGACTTCCACGAACTGCTCAGGAGCGAGGGGCGGCTGCCTGAGTTTCAGAGGCTCGTCGGCCCCGCGGCGTCCGAGGAGGTTCACGGCACCACTGTGCTCGCCATGCGCTACAAGGATGGCGTGCTGAATCTGGGTGACCGGCGGGCCACCACGGCGAACCTCGTGATGTACGACCGGGCGGAGAAGATCCTGCCGCTGGACGACTTCACGCTGATTGCGGTGGCGGGCGCCTTCGGTAAGGCGATGGAGGTAGTCCGCTACCTTCAACACTCGTTCAAGTACTTTGCTCGCACGCAGCTCCACGAGATCAGCTTGGAGGGGAAGCTGCAAGAGGTGAGCCGGGCACTCGCAGGCAACCTGCCGAACGCTCTGCAGGGCATCGGTCTGTTCATTCCCGTGCTGAGCGCGTGGGACGAGCGAGAGAAGGCGGGCCGAATCTTCTTCTACGACGGGTCCGGGGCGCGTTTCGAGTCCGGTGATTTCGGGGCCGCCGGGTCAGGCTCGGAGCGGATACGCGGGGCGTTCCACTACATCGAGCGGGTGAAGGGACCATTCCACGAGCGCGACTTCAGTGACGTGCTGGCGGATGGGCTGCGGCTGTTGGACATAGCCGCGGAGCTGGATAGCGCAACCGCGGGCTACGCGAAAATCCTACCCACGGCCAAGACCGTCGGCCCCGAGGGAGTGCGTGAAGTAAGCGAAGATACGCTCAGGGCCGCCATCGAGGGCCTGGACCAGCCGGCGAAAGGAAGGAAACGCGCGTGA
- a CDS encoding ubiquitin-like protein UBact: protein MIVFGQERRTIPKPFERVTKPDEGDGPTKPDVRRPGGSDELLKRLRKIDPDQAKRYRQRSGE, encoded by the coding sequence ATGATAGTATTCGGACAAGAGCGCAGGACGATACCCAAGCCGTTCGAGCGCGTCACCAAACCGGACGAAGGGGACGGGCCCACCAAGCCGGACGTTCGCAGGCCGGGCGGCTCGGACGAGCTGCTGAAGCGGTTGCGCAAGATCGACCCCGACCAAGCGAAGCGGTATCGGCAGCGAAGCGGCGAGTGA